The Novosphingobium terrae genome segment CCAGCCCGCAAGCCCCGGCGTTCAGCCTGTTTGTCGGCCATGACGGCAATCTGGCGCTGATCGGCGGCGCTTTGGGTCTGCACTGGCACGCCGCCCAATTCGCCCCCGACGATCCGCCCCCCGGTGGCGCTCTGATCTTCGAGCGCTGGCACAATGCTGCAGGCCGCTATCGCCTGACGGTACGCTTCCGCGCCCAGAGTCTCGACGAGATGCGCAACCTCACCCCGTCCGGGCCGAAATCTGTGCAGACGCTGCCTTTCGCCGCCTGTTCAGAGACCAATGACTGCGATGCCGAAGGCCTGCGCAAGGCCTTGTCGCCCCAATAAATCATGCGGGGAGGAAGGTTCATCCCCCTCCCCGCACCGCGACAAGTATGAAAACTTGTAAAGCACAGCATTGTGATGCTGCAGACTCCCACAACACATGGCACAGTGAGCATAAGGCGCCCCCAAATCCTTTCGCCAAGGACTTCACTTATGCCACTGACCAACAGACTGACCGCAGAACTCTTCGGCACCTTCTGGCTTGTCTTCGGAGGATGCGGCAGCGCGGTGCTTGCCGCTGCCTATCCTGCTCTGGGGATTGGCTTTACCGGTGTCGCCCTGGCCTTTGGCCTGACGGTTCTGACCATGGCCTATTCCATCGGCCATATTTCGGGCTGCCATCTCAATCCGGCGGTGACGGTCGGCCTGTGGGCTGGCGGGCGCTTCCCTGCGCGTGACATCATTCCCTATTGGATCGCCCAGCTGATCGGCGCCACCGTGGCCGCCTATCTGCTGCTGCACATCGCGCAAGGCGCTCCGGGCTTCGAGCTTGGCCCCAAGGGCCTTGCGGTCAACGGCTATGGCCCGCAATCGCCCGGCGGCTATTCGCTGGAATCCGGGCTTATCATCGAGATCGTGCTGACATTCGGCTTTCTGGTCGTCATTCTGGGCGCGACGGACACGCGTTCACCCTCGGGCTTTGCGCCGATTGCCATCGGACTGGCGCTGACGCTGATCCATCTGATCAGCATTCCGGTCACCAACACTTCGGTCAATCCGGCGCGCAGCACCGGCCCCGCGCTGCTGGTCGGCGGCCTTGCGCTGAGCCAGTTGTGGGTGTTCTGGATCGCGCCGATCATCGGCGCCCTGCTGGCCGGTGGCTTCTACCGCCAACTCGCCCCGCAGCCCCTGCCGCCCGCCATCAGCGGCGAACCTCTGTAACCACACGCGAGGGGCTAGATATCCCCCAGCCCCTCCAACTCGCGATCATGCGCGCCCAGTTGCACGAACTGGTCGAGCAGCCATGAGGCAGCGGGGCCCGGCGGCGTATCGCGCCGCCACACGCCCGCAAAACGATAGGTCCCGCCCGGATGATCGGGCATATGCAGCTTGACCAGAGTGCCTGCCGCCAGATCGCCCTCGATCATATGCTGCGGCATATTGCCCCAGCCGATACCCTCGCGCAGCAGAGCATGCTTGGCGCCCAGATCGGCCAGACGCCAGGTGCGCGGGCTCATCACCGAGAAATCCTGACCCTCGGTAAAGCGTGAGCGATCGGTCAGCACCAGCTGCACATAGTCACGCCCCGCGCCCGGCGCGATATGCTCCATAAGCCCAAGCGGATGATCGGGCGCCGCCACCGGCACCATCGGCACCGATCCGGCGCTGATCGCCTCGATGCCCTTGACCCCCGCCGCCAGAGGCCCCGAAATCCCGACCACCGCCGTGCGATCCAGCACCATGGAGGGCACCGCGCCCAGCGCCTCTGTATGCAGGCGCAGCTGCACGGTGGGATACATTTCACGGAAGCCGCGCAGCACGCGCCCCAGCCTTTCGGCGGGCAGCATCACATCCACCGCCAGATCGACCTCGGCCTCCAACCCGTCGAGCAGGCCTTTCACCTTGGCGCGCAGCCCATCCATGCCCTGATGGATCGCGCGTGCCTCGGCCAGCAGGGCGCGCCCCGCCGTGGTCAGCACCGGCTTGCGTGAGCCTTCGCGCTCGAACAGCATCACGCCCAGCTGGGTCTCCAGATTGACCACGCCATAGCTGATCACCGAGACGGCGCGCCCAAGCTGGCGCCCGGCGGCGGCGAAGCTGCCCGCATCCACCACGGCCAGGAAAATGCGCAACTGATCGAAGGTGGGCGTACCGGGATCACTCATCATTCAACTTTCTGGAACATTTTGAACATCTTTATGCTGGTTTCCTGCAATATCCGCAAGGGCTAATCAGGCATCAGCAGACGCCAAGCGGCAGTTCTGAAACGCTTTTACCCCCAATCAGGAGACCCGACATGCCCTTCATCACCACCACCGACGGCACCGAGATTTTCTACAAGGACTGGGGCGCGAAGGATGCCCAGCCCATCGTCTTCCACCATGGCTGGCCGCTCAGCAGCGACGACTGGGATGCGCAGATGATGTTCTTCCTTGCCAAGGGCTACCGCGTGATCGCCCATGACCGCCGGGGCCATGGCCGCTCGACGCAGGCCGCCACCGGCCATGACATGAACACCTATGTCGCCGATGTGACCGCCCTGACCGATGCGCTGGATCTGAAAAACGCCATCCATATCGGCCATTCCACCGGCGGCGGCGAAGTCGCGCGCTATGTGGCTCAGGCCAAGCCGGGCCGGGTCGCCAAGGCGGTGCTGGTCAGCGCGGTCTCGCCGATCATGCTGCGCGGCGAAAGCAATCCTGACGGCGTGCCGATGGAGGTCTTCGACGGCATCCGCGAGCAGGTCGCCACCAACCGCAGCCAGTTCTTTTACGACTTCACCCTGCCCTTCTTCGGCTACAACCGCGAGGGCGCGCAGGTGAAGGAAGCGGTGCGCCTCAACTGGTGGCGCCAGGGCATGAACGGCGGCGCGCTGGCGCATTATCTGGGCATCGCGGCCTTCTCGGAAACCGACTTCACCGCCGATCTGAAGGCCATCACCGTCCCCACGCTGGTGATGCATGGCGAGGACGACCAGATCGTGCCTTTCGAGACCACCGGCAAGCTGGCCGCGCAGATCGTGCCCGGCGCTCAGCTGAAGGCCTATCCCGGCTATCCGCACGGCATGCCCGTCACCCATGCCGATGTGATCAACGCCGATCTTCTGGCCTTTATCCAGCAGTAAGCCTCAGGAAGGAGCAGGCGCATGACACAGGTTCAAACCCTTGGATCATACAGGCATGTAGCGGTGGATGTCGCCGGATGGGACAGCACTGCCGCCACGGTCGATCTGTCATGCGCCTGCATGTTCACCCATGAGGCCCATGGCGCCACGCTGGGTGGCGGACTTGCCCACCTCGATCAGGCGCTGGGCGGCACGCTGACCACCATGCGCAAGGATGGCCTGTTCAAGGCGGAGCGGGGCGAAAGCCTGTTCCTCTCCAACCCGCCCGCCGGGGTGGCCGCCAAGGCGCTGCTGGTGTTCGGTCTGGGCGCGCCCGAGGACTGGTCGCCCGCCGTGATGGAAGGTGCGGTAAGACAGGCGGTTGGCGCAGCATTTTTCCGCCCGATCCGCAGCATCGCTCTGGCCGCCAGCATGCTGGATGGCGGGCTGACGCCTGCCGAAACTGCCGGGGCCTCCCTCGCCATGCTGCACGGACTGACCGGCGCGCTGGATGCCGCGGCCCATCTGCGCGCCATGAATTTTGTCGAGCCCCTGACGCTGACCCGCTGGGTCTTCGATGTGGGCGCCGAGCGCTTCGATGCCGCCGCCGCTCAGTTCCGCAGCGAGTTGGCGGCGATCTCCGACTTGAAAGGATAGCACCATGCAAGCTGCTCCCCCTGCCCCTGTCGTCACGCAGGAAATCCGCGTCACCGATGCTCAGGGCCATGCCCGCATCGTGCTCTCCGCCAGGGATGGCACGCCCACCATCCAGCTGCTGCGCGGCGATGACACGCCCGGCGCCACCATCAGCCTCGATGCCGCAGGTCGCCCGGCGATCCGGCTGGCCAACCCCGCGCCCAACGCCCCCACGGCCTCGCTGGAGATCGATGACAAGGGCGCTCATGTGAAGTTCGACCGGCCCGGTGGCGCGTCTTCCTATGTCTTCCTCAACAATGCGGGAGGATCGGGTATCGTGCTGATCGACGCCCGGGGCGCCCGCAAGGCCGGGATCGTTCTGGCGCCCGATGGCACCATCTCCCTGCAGGGCATCACGCCCACCCCGTAACGCCCTTCAAGGACACCACCATGGCCTCCACCTCTACACCGCCCCGTTCTTCCCCGCTGCCTCTGCTGCTGTTGCTGCTTTCGGTCACAACGGGCCTTGTCGATGCGATCAGCGTACTGGGGCTGGGCAAGGTCTTCACCGCCAACATGACCGGCAACATCGTCTTTCTGGGCTTTGCCGCCGTGGGCACGCCGGGCTTCCATCCGCTCTCCTACATCGTGGCGATCGGCGGCTTTCTGGCCGGGGCCTTTGTCGCCGGGCATATCGGCAAGCAGCAGGAGGGCGGCCCGCTTCACCGCTGGCTGATGCGCGCTGCCATTATCGAGGCAGCCTTGCTGTGGGCTGCCGCTGGCGTCTCGTGCTTCTTCGATGTCGCCACGCAATCGCCCGATGCCGCGCTGTTGAGCATTGTGGTGCTGACCGCTCTGGCGATGGGTTTCCGCAATGCCACGGTGCGCCAGTTGAAAGTGCCCGATCTCACCACCACCGTGCTGACGCTGACGTTGACCGGCCTTGCCGCCGACTCCAGCATGGCGGGCGGTGCCAACCCCAACTGGCAGCGCCGGGTGGCCAGTGTGGCAGCGATCTTTGCAGGCGCGGCGCTGGGGGCATTCCTGCTGGCACTTCCCAGTCCATGGGGCGGAATGGCGCTGCCTCTGGCGCTGGCCGGTGTGCTGATCCTTGGCGGGACGGCGGCCTGCGCGCTGCATCCGGCCTCTCGCGAAGGCTAAAACCCTCTCAACACAGTCTTTCATTAAAGGCCCGTGCCCCGCGAAACGCGTGGCGCGGGCTTTTTGCGTTGCCCTCCGCACAAGCGCAATCATTCAACTTTATAGAACATCTTGAACTCATTTATCCAGCTAACCTGATGGACGAGTCGCCGCTAGAACCACTCCATCAGGACAGCAGACCACCCCCCCGGTCACCGTCCTTCACAGGAGAAGACCTATGATCGAACTGCGCTCTTTCAACAGCCTTGGCGGTGCCAACCATGGCTGGCTCAACGCCAAGCACCATTTTTCCTTCGCCGATTATTACGATCCGGCACGCACCAGCTGGGGCAATCTGCGCGTGTGGAACGATGATATCATCGCCCCGCAGACCGGCTTCCCCCCGCACCCCCACCGCGACATGGAGATCATCACCTATGTCCGCGAGGGCGCGATCACCCATCAGGACAATCTGGGCAACAAGGGCCGCACCGAGGCCGGCGACGTTCAGGTGATGAGCGCGGGCACCGGCATCACCCACAGCGAATACAATATGGAGGATATCGCCACCAAGATCTTCCAGATCTGGATCGTGCCCACCCGGCGCGGCGACCAGCCGAGCTGGGGCGCCCGCCCCTTCCCCAAGGGTGAGCGCGCCGGGCAATTCGTGGTGCTGGCCAGCGGCTATGACAATGACGACGACGCCCTGCCGATCCGCACCGATGCCCGCATCGTGGCCGCCACGCTGAAGGCTGGCGAAACGGCGGAATATCCGCTGGGCAAGGACCGCCGCGGCTATCTGGTGCCTGCCATCGGCGCGGTTCAGATCGATGACATCCGCGTGGGCACCCGTGACGGCGCCGCGATCAAGGATGTCGATGTGCTGAAGGTCACCGCGCTGGAAGACACCGAGATCGTTCTGGTTGACGCTGCCTAAATCCCCCCTGTGGCCGGTATCCCTCTGCCGGCCACCTTTCTACGAAAGACAAGCCATGACCCGTGCCCATGCCGCCATCGGCCAGACGCCCTATGCCACTCGGATCGAAGTCAACGGCCGCAAGCTCATCGCCGACGAGCCCGAAGTGCTGGGCGGCAAGGGCGCGGGTTTTGCGCCTTATGATCTGCTGCTCTCCAGCCTGGCCGCCTGCACCGCGATCACCCTGCGCATGTATGCCGACCACAAGGGCTGGCCGCTGGAAAGCCTCGATATCGATCTCAGCCTGAGCGGCGCGGGCGATCAGCGCCATATCCGCCGCGTGCTGCATCCCGTTGGGCTTGATGCCGATCAAGCCGCGCACCTTGCCGATGTGGCAGAGCGAACACCCGTCACGCTGACGCTGAAAGCGGGCATCGCCATCGCCACCACGCTGGCCTGAAATCCATCCGTTTCATCCAAGAATGCGGCGAAGAATCTCGCCACATTGCCCTCCTCACCTCACCCAAGGAACCAGTCTCATGTCGATCACCGCCCAAGCCAAGCGCCTTGCTCCCCTCGCCACGCCCTCGGGCCTTGGGGAAGAGGCCACCCGCGATCTCTCCGCTGCACTGACCGTGCTGCTGGCCGATGTTTTCGCGCTGTATCTGAAGACCAAGAACTTCCACTGGCATGTCTCGGGCCCGCATTTCACTGAGTACCATCTGCTGCTGGACCGTCAGGCCGATGAAATCTTCGCCATGACCGACCCCATCGCCGAGCGCGCCCGCAAGCTGGGCGGCACGACGCTGCGCTCGATCGGCCAGATCGCCCGCCTGAGCCGTGTGCTGGACAATGACGCCGATTACGTCGAGCCACAGGACATGCTGGCCGAATTGCGCGACGACAATGGCGATCTGGCCACCCGCCTGCGCGCCCTGCATGAGCTGTGCGAGGAGCATCGCGATGTCGTCACCGCCAGCCTGATCGAAAACTGGCTCGATGAAACCGAAGGCCGCCGCTGGTTCCTCTTCGAAACCGGCCGCAAGGGCTGATGATGAAGGAGCGCCGGTCCCGCAACGGACCGGCGCTTTTTCACACGATCAGATCGATATACGCACCCGAGCCGTTGTAGAAGCGGCTGCCGGGCTGATAGTTTTCCAGCGAGGCATTCGGCGAAAAGGCCTTCAGCGCCTGTTCGATGGCCTGCAAGGTGGTCGAATTGGCGGCTTTCAGCGCCTCGGCCACGGTTTGTTCGGCGCTGTCCGTTGTGTCGGTTTGAGAGGTTGTCCCGGCCTGCTGCTGCAACCGCGCCGTGCCCGAGATGCTGATCGACAGATGGCTGCCCATCACCACGTTGGAAACATCCATCATTGCACTCCTTGAAAGCCCGTTCCGCCCGAAAACCTGCCCCGCATCCCGAGGCAAGAACGGCGCCCGAAAGCTTTTTTGAACCCGCCCGAGAGACAAAACGCCCTGCCACGAATACATATCGTTACGCTATTGCAAATGATTTTCATCAACGATAATGCGGCCACCACATCAGTCGGAACACCGACCAGGGGGTCCATATCATGCTTACTCTTGCCGTCGCGGCTGCCGCCGCCGTTTCCATCGCGCCTGCCCCCAGTCCCGCAGGCGATCCGCAATCCACCAGCGACGATGCCCGTGTGGAACGCAGCCTCGATGATTCCATCGTCGTCACCGGCAAGCATGAAGCGCCCTTCCGCGCCGAGGTCGTGCAGGTCGGCGCCTTCCGCAACCAGTCGATCATGGATACGCCCGCCAGCATCGCGGTGATGACGCGCTCGCTGCTCGACGATCAGGGCGCCATCGGTCTGGACGACGCGCTGCGCAACACGCCCGGCGTCACCCAGCAGTCGACCAGCCCGACGACCACCAACAATTTCCTCTCGCGCGGCGTGCTGATGAATGCGCGCACCAATTATCGCCTCAATGGCGCGCTGCAGATCATCAACCTCGGGCCGATCCCGCTGGAGAACAAGCAGCGTGTGGAATTGCTGAAGGGCGTTTCGGCGCTTTATTACGGCATCAGCACGCCATCGGGCATCGTCAATGTGGTGACGAAACGGGCGGGCGTGCAGCCCGTCACCAGCCTTTACGTGAACGGCGATGTGGAAGGCAGCGTGGGCGCGGGCGTGGACATTGGCCGCCAGTTCGGATCGGAAAAGCAGTTCGGCGCGCGGATCAACGCCTATGGTTCGCATGTGGAAACGCCGATCGATGGCGTGAACGGCTCGCGCTATGTGGTCAGCGGCGCTTTCGATGCCAAGGTGACAGATCGCCTCTCGCTGAAACTCGATGTCGAGCATTACCGCCGTGCCACCGATGAGCCGGGCGGCATCACGCTGCCCACAGCAGTCAACGGCAAGATCACCCTGCCCGCCATCCCCGATCCGCATGACCGCTATGCCCCGGCCAATGCGCCCTATCGCACGCTGGTGACCAATGCGCTGGGCCGCGCCGACTATGCCCTCTCCGACGACTGGTCGATCCGCGCCGAGGCAGGCTATGCCAACACCCAGCGCGCGCGGATGATCGCCAACATCGCCAAGTTCAATCTGACGACCGGCACGGGCACTGTCGCCACCACCTTTGCCGGGGACCAGGAATATTCGAACCTCTATTGGCGCACGGAAATCTCGGGCAAGGTGGAGACCTTCGGCATCAGGCATGAGATCCTCTTCGGCTATGCCCGCAACCGGCAGGTGCAGGAAGATCAGCACACGCAGAGCTATGCCGCCTACACGCAGAATCTCTACAGCCCAATCACCGTCACCCTGCCCAGCCTGACGCCCACCACGCTGAAAACCACCACCGGATCGACCAACATCGACACCGGCCTCTATGCGCTGGATCTGGCGCATATTGGCGAGAAGGTGCTGGTGATCGGCGGCGTGCGCCATGTCGATTACGCCACGCGCACGGCAACGGCCAATTACTCGGTCCGCACCTGGACGCCGACCGGCGGCCTTGTGCTGCGCCCCACCAAGAAGACCAGCCTGTACTTCACCTATATCGAGGGTCTGGAAAGCGCGGGCACCGCGCCCGATGGCACCGTCAATGCGGGCGATGTGCTGGCCCCGATCAAGAGCACCCAGATCGAGATCGGCACCCGCGCCGAATTTGCCGGGGCGCTGCTGTCGGTCGCTTGGTTCCATATCAACCGGGGGCTGACCTACACCGATCTGGCCACCAACACCTATCTGGTCAACGGGCGGCAGGTGAACAAGGGGATCGAGGCCTCGGTTCAGGGCAATCTGACGAAGGAACTGTCGGTGGTGCTGTCCGGACAATATCTCACCGCGATCCAGCGGCAGACGGGCGTTGCGGCGCAGGATGGCAAATTCATCGACAGCACGCCGCGCTGGTCGGGTTCGGCCTTTGCCGAATATCACCCTGCCGTGCTGCCCGCGCTGGGGCTGAATGCGGGCGTCTATTACACCGGCAAGCGCTACACCGATGTGCTGGATCAGGGCGTGCTGCCTGCCTATGCGCTGCTGGGCCTTGGCACCAGCTATCGCATGCCGCTGGGCGCGCGCAAGGCCATGACCTTCCGCATCAACGCCGACAATGTGACCAACAAGCGCTATTGGGCCACCGGCGGATCGACGCTCTATGTGGGCCTGGCCCGCACCGTGCGCGGTTCGATCACGATGGACTTTTGAACGCAATCGACGGGCGTCGGCCGGGGGGCATGCCGACGCCCGTCACAGGGGGAGTGGGGGGCTTTACTCCTGCCCTGTAAGGTCTGCGACGATGTCTGCCAGCGCGTCGATCACGTAACCGGTGATCGCCTCGCCCTTCTCCGCCGTCGCCAGCGTGGGATCTCCGGCGACCCCGCTGCCGCAGGTGCGCTCATGCATGGTGCGATAGAGCGTGGCGCGCTCGGCCCGCAGCAGATCGCCGCTGGCCCAGTCGAAGGTGTGGGTGCAGAGGTGATCGCCCGGCACGATGGCGCGCACCGCATCGGGCGCGGCATGCAGCACGATCGAGGTTTCCAGATCCCCTGCGTGGGAGTCGAGCCCCACCACACCCTCGCGCAGCTTGCGCAATTCGGGGCCCACCAGCAGCCACCAGCCCGCCAGCACGATCCGGCAACCGGGGTGAGCCGCGCCCACCTCCTCGGCGATCAGATTGGCGACAGCCTGATTGCCCGCATGGCTGTTGAACAGCACCACATTGGTAAAGCCATGCGCCAGCGCCGAATGCAGGATCGCCGCGACATAGGCCTGAAACGCCGCATGGCTGACGCTGAGCGTGCCCGAGAAATCCATATGATGATGCGAGCAGCCCACGCTGACCTGAGGCAGGATCAGCACCTTCTCGCCCAGCGTGCGGTCCAGTTCCTCAAGGAAATAGGCGCCGATCAGGGAGTCGGTGGCCAGCGGCAGATGCGGCCCATGCTGCTCCACCGCGCCGATGGAGAGGAAGAGCGGCGTCGCCCGGTCGATGGTTTCCAGCTCGCTTGTGGTGAGGTCCTGCCATTTCATCGCTGCAACTCCTGATGTGCGTTGTTCCGTTGAGAGACTTGTGGCGCAGGGGTCGGGAAAAAGCTCGTTAGGGGGTGTGAGGCGGCGTTAGGCCTCGCAGTTGTGTTAGGAAGAAGTGCAACGCAGGGGGCGTTACGCCCCCTGCACCCCCATTTCGTCTCCCGACGAAGCCTCAGTGGTATCCGGAGGACGCGAGTAAACTCTCCACCTGTGCAAGCTGTGTTGAGAAATGCCCGCCGGCAGGGCAAAGAGCGCAACACGCTGTTTTACGCTGGAGAAACTGGTGATGCCCCGCCCGAAGATCATCCTGCTGGCTCTGGCCATCGCCACCATGCCTGCGGCGGCCCTGACGCAGATCTCCTCCGGCAATTGGGATGCGGTGGATGCCAAAGTCCGGGCCGTCTGCCACCGGTTGGGCCAGCCCAAACCGCCCATCGCCGATCTCCCCTCCGCCGCGCAGATCAAGGCCTTGAAGGGCTGTGACGCGGAAAAAACCTATTACGGCGAAGGCATCAAAGTGGATTATCTCAAGGCCCGCCAATGCGCCTTTGCGCAAATCCAGAACAAGGATGACGCCTCCACCTTCGGCGGCGAGACCATCCTGATGCAGCTCTACGCCAATGGCTTTGGCGTCAAGCGCGACCCCGATCTCGCCACCGCCTATGCCTGCCAGATCGATGGCTCCCCCATGGAGAATGAAAGCCGCGTCCAGCATCTCCAGTCGCTGAAGAGCAAACCCGGCCCCTTCGACTATTGCGACGATATCGGCAGCGGTCTGGCCCAGGGCGAATGTCAGGCGCGCCGCTCGAACCAGAAGGCGGCGGGGCGCGACAGCAGGCTGGCCGCCTTGATCGCCGGCTTCCCGGCCGCCTCACGCCCGCTCTACACGGCGATGAAACAGCGCTTCGATGCCTTTGTCGATGCCCATGGCGGCGGCGAGGTCGATCTCACCGGCACCGCCCGCGCCGCTCTGGTGATCGAAGAGCAGGACCGCGTGCAGAACCAGTTCCTCAAGGATCTCGACCGGCTGAAGTCCGGCCAATGGCCCGCCGCCAGCGCCAATGACGCCGCCATGGCCGATGCTCAGCTCAACACCAGCTATCGCAAGGCGATGGTCTGGGCCGGCAGCAAGAACAATTTCACCACGACCAGACCCGACGATATCCGCAAGACCCAGCGTGCCTGGCTGACCTATCGCGATGCCTATCTGCGCTTTGCCACCCTCGCCGCGCCGGGCCTTGCCAGGGAGGCGGTGCTGACGCGCCTCACCCGCCTGCGCACCGCCCAGCTGGACGATCTGTCCGCCACCTGACGCGTTACAGGCTGCGGATGATCGAGGAGAAATCGAAGCCGCCATTCCCCTGCCCGGCAAAGGCTTCGTAAAGCGCCTCTGCCCGCTCGCCCATCGGCACATGGGCGCCGACATCGCCTGCCGCCGCCATGGCCAGCTTCAGATCCTTGAGCATCAGCGCGGTCGCAAAACCGCCCTGATAGTCCCTGTCGGCAGGCGTGACCGGGCCGACGCCCGGCACCGGGCAATAGGAGGTCATCGACCAGCACTGGCCCGAAGCCCTGGAGGAAATATCGTAAAAGGTCTGCAGATCGAGCCCCAGCCTTTCGGCCAGTTTGAACGCCTCGCAGGTGGCGATCATGCTGGCGCCCAGCAGCATGTTGTTGCAGATCTTGGCGGCCTGCCCGGCGCCGCTCTCACCGGCATGGATCACTGCCTTGCCCATCGCCTGAAGGATGGGCTCGGCCTGAGCGAAAGCCGCAGCCTCACCCCCGGCCATAAAGGTCAGCGTGCCTTCCCTGGCCGCCGCGATACCGCCCGAGACCGGCGCATCCACCATTGCATGGCCCCGCGCGCCAGCCTCTTGCGCCACCGCCTTGGCGCTGGCGACATCGATGGTGGAGCAATCGATCAGCAGCGCCCCCTGCGGCGCATGGCCGATCACATCCTCGGCATAGACCGAGCGCACAATCGCGCCATTGGGCAGCATGGTGATCACCACCTGCGCCCCCGCCACCGTCTCACGCGCCGTGGTGAAGGTCTCGCAGCCGCTGGCGCGTGCCTGCTCCAGCGCCGGAGCGGCCAGATCGAAGGCATGGACGCGATGCCCCGCCTTCACCAGATTGGCGGCCATGCCGCTGCCCATATTGCCAAGGCCGATAAAACCGATCTGCATCGACTTTCTCCCTTAACCCATGGTCGGAATGATAAAGGCGTTCCCGCCCTCCGCCGAACCATCCGGCCAGCGCGAGGTCACGGTCTTCACCTTGGTCCAGAACTTCACACCTTCCATGCCGTGCTGGTTGGTGTCGCCAAAGGCAGAGCGCTTCCAGCCGCCGAAGGTGTGATAGGCCACCGGCACCGGGATCGGCACATTGATCCCCACCATGCCGACATTGACCCTTGCGGCAAATTCCCGCGCAGCATGGCCGTTGCGGGTGAAGATCGCCACGCCATTGCCATATTGGTGCTTGCTGGGCAGCGAGAGCGCCGTCTCGAAATCCGCCGCGCGCACGATCTGCAGCACGGGGCCGAAGATTTCGTTGTGATAGCTGTCCATCTCGGGCGTCACATGGTCGATCAGCGTCGGGCCGACATAGAAGCCGTCCTCATGGCCCTGCGGCGTGAAATTGCGGCCATCGCGCAGAATCTGGCCGCCTTCCGCTTCGCACTTGGCGATCCAGTCCTCGACACGCGCCTTGTGCTGGGCGCTGACCACCGGCCCGTAATGCGCCGCGGGATCGAGGCTGGTGCCGACCTTCAACGCCTCGATTTCCGGCAGCAGCTTGTCGATCAGGCGTTCCGCCGTGCCCTCGCCCACCGGCACCACCACGGGCAGCGCCATGCAGCGTTCACCCGCCGAGCCGAAGGCCGCGCCCACCAGATCGCCCACCGCCCGGTCGAGATCGGCGTCGGGCATGATGATGCCATGGTTCTTGGCCCCGCCCATCGCCTGCACGCGCTTGCCGTTGGCCGCGCCGCGCTGATAGACATAATTGGCAATGTCGGACGATCCCACGAAGCTGATCGCGCCGATCGCCGGATGGTCGAGGATGGCATCCACCATCTCCTTGTCGCCATGCACGCATTGTAGCACGCCTTCGGGCGCGCCAGCTTCCAGCATCAGCTGCGTAAGGCGCACCGGCACCGAAGGATCACGCTCGGAGGGCTTGAGGATAAAGGCATTGCCGCAGGCGATGGCCACGCCGAACATCCACATCGGGATCATCGCCGGGAAGTTGAAGGGTGTGATTCCCGCCCCGATGCCAACCGGCTGACGCATCGAATAGACATCGATCCCCGGCCCGGCGCCCTGCGTGTACTCGCCCTTCAACGCATGGGGGATGCCGCAGGCGAACTCGATCACCTCCAGCCCGCGCTGAATGTCGCCCTTGGCGTCGGCGACAACCTTGCCATGCTCGCTGGCCAGCAGTTCGGCCAGATCCTGCATATTGGCCTCGACCAGCCGCTTGAACTCGAACATCACGCGGGCGCGGCGCTGGGGGTTGGTGGCCGCCCATTCGCCCTGCACCGCCTGAGCCGCCGCCACCGCGCGATCCAGCACAGCACGATCGCCCAGCGCCACTTCGGCCTGCACCGTACCAATGCTGGGGTTGAAGACCGGGCCACGG includes the following:
- a CDS encoding CoA-acylating methylmalonate-semialdehyde dehydrogenase, giving the protein MRLIDHVIAGGGPTVGGRRGPVFNPSIGTVQAEVALGDRAVLDRAVAAAQAVQGEWAATNPQRRARVMFEFKRLVEANMQDLAELLASEHGKVVADAKGDIQRGLEVIEFACGIPHALKGEYTQGAGPGIDVYSMRQPVGIGAGITPFNFPAMIPMWMFGVAIACGNAFILKPSERDPSVPVRLTQLMLEAGAPEGVLQCVHGDKEMVDAILDHPAIGAISFVGSSDIANYVYQRGAANGKRVQAMGGAKNHGIIMPDADLDRAVGDLVGAAFGSAGERCMALPVVVPVGEGTAERLIDKLLPEIEALKVGTSLDPAAHYGPVVSAQHKARVEDWIAKCEAEGGQILRDGRNFTPQGHEDGFYVGPTLIDHVTPEMDSYHNEIFGPVLQIVRAADFETALSLPSKHQYGNGVAIFTRNGHAAREFAARVNVGMVGINVPIPVPVAYHTFGGWKRSAFGDTNQHGMEGVKFWTKVKTVTSRWPDGSAEGGNAFIIPTMG